Within the Thermus islandicus DSM 21543 genome, the region CCTGAGGAAGGCCAGGACCTTGTTCTGAGCGTCCCTGCGCCTGTTGTGGAGCTTTTCGTACTCCCTCCTCAGGAGGGACTGGATCTTCCTCCTCTTCCTAGAGCCCTTCTCCGTCCTTGCGAGCCTCCTCTGAAGCCGCGTGAGCCTGGGTGTTTCGCGCACCTCGAAGTCGATCTCCATCCCGTTGGACAGGGTGAGCTTGGACCTAACGCCGAAGTCTATTCCCACGGCTTCCCCGAGGGGCTTCCCTTTGGGCAGGTAGCAGGTGACGTGAAGGTAGTAGCCGCTCGGCTTTCTCACCAGGAAAGCGTTGGCTACCTCCGCCCCCTTGGGTATCTGGTGGAGCCCAAGGACGCGGAACTCCCCTAGCTTCTGGATCCTCACCCTGTTCCGGGCAAAGTCCAAACGGTAGGTCGCGCCGTACTGCTTCAGGGGGATGGAGTGGAGGAACCTCTTGGGCTTGAGGCGGCCCACCTTGTGCCCGCCTTCCTTCAGCCTCCTGAGCGCCCGGAGGTTATCTTTGAGCCTATCGGCGATCTCCTGCTTGATCTGGGAGCCGAGGACGGTGAGCGCCCT harbors:
- a CDS encoding RNA-guided endonuclease InsQ/TnpB family protein; this translates as MEAKWLYNWLVSDTARLGLPANKIGAVEVKVGEAFEERALTVLGSQIKQEIADRLKDNLRALRRLKEGGHKVGRLKPKRFLHSIPLKQYGATYRLDFARNRVRIQKLGEFRVLGLHQIPKGAEVANAFLVRKPSGYYLHVTCYLPKGKPLGEAVGIDFGVRSKLTLSNGMEIDFEVRETPRLTRLQRRLARTEKGSRKRRKIQSLLRREYEKLHNRRRDAQNKVLAFLR